One genomic region from Bacillus sp. SLBN-46 encodes:
- a CDS encoding glycoside hydrolase family 70 protein, which yields MEKKGFRKIAGIALASLLITSSTSFSPSKVEAYTTSSNLDNHVIFQSFSLYQPYESNMYNVLSSKGDYLNELGVTDIWLPPAYRSFGMARYMEGYAITDRYDLGEFNQGPNNTLATKYGTSDELKSMINVLHSNGLKVQEDLVPNQMMGLSGREAVYVKRTDDSGNLFKNPYTTGQESKITNNLYLAYTKGGGEGQAKYGYIKEWNKNYFNGTSLQGQGMGRVMTDEKGIPYRYFGPNNSKNYIPSWLDDAASVDKINTVDGYLAVDGWYAAKNAATSDDYWKPMIINYSKDTGYLKYMAENGYPTLDSIINGNNGDIAAKTGAYIASQPSYGYGTEEKTLANDNSGIDGTDQFLFVKEDGSNLHSINNNLSKAFEFLIGLDIDNSNPTVQEEQRHWMNWMLDTYKFDGFRIDAASHYDKQVLLDEMAIRKQRFGNDLDNHISYIESYMASQDSFENANGNGQLSMDWALFYTLQNSIGKTEGAQSLATLATNSSVNRGDSGAAKSIPNWSFTTNHDQEKNRVNTVMLDLYGIKPYQKYGNETAKSFEALYDKETEKKALAIYNADIEKVDKKYAPSNVPSQYAFILTNKGTVPTVFYGDMFKTDASYMSEPTIYNDIITKLLKVRKEFALGNQKINNYTTNTSPKNAGQDLIASVRYGKDANTGVATVIGNNPNTDTTIKVNMGSEHANQVFVDATGLHSEKITANTMGTLTIPVKGSKSALVKGYLGVWVPTNQKAGWVKNENNTWSYIYPENSQKAVDWKLIDNEWYYFTKTGDMKANTWINTNSKWYFVDKSGVMKKGWVYTGGKWYFLDNHGAMKTGWIYTGDKWYYLDNHGAMKTGWIYIGGKWYFLYNNGSMAANTTIGKYKLGKDGAWIK from the coding sequence ATGGAGAAAAAAGGTTTCAGAAAAATAGCAGGAATTGCTTTAGCTTCTTTGTTAATAACAAGTAGTACTAGCTTTTCACCATCAAAAGTAGAAGCTTATACTACCAGTTCCAATTTGGATAACCATGTTATTTTTCAAAGCTTCAGCCTATATCAACCATATGAAAGCAATATGTATAATGTATTGTCTTCAAAGGGTGATTATTTAAATGAATTAGGAGTGACGGATATATGGCTTCCACCTGCCTACCGATCTTTTGGAATGGCACGTTATATGGAAGGTTATGCCATTACCGACCGTTACGATTTAGGGGAGTTCAACCAGGGACCTAATAATACACTTGCTACCAAGTATGGTACTAGCGATGAACTTAAAAGTATGATTAATGTTCTTCATTCTAATGGTTTAAAAGTTCAAGAGGATTTAGTTCCGAATCAAATGATGGGTTTATCTGGCCGCGAAGCAGTATATGTAAAACGTACTGATGACAGCGGAAATCTATTTAAAAATCCATACACTACTGGCCAAGAGTCTAAAATTACTAATAATCTATACTTAGCTTACACAAAAGGTGGCGGAGAAGGACAAGCAAAGTATGGTTATATTAAAGAATGGAATAAAAACTACTTTAATGGTACTTCCCTGCAAGGACAAGGTATGGGGCGTGTTATGACTGATGAAAAGGGCATCCCTTATCGTTACTTTGGACCGAATAACTCAAAAAATTATATTCCAAGCTGGTTAGATGATGCTGCGAGTGTTGATAAAATCAATACAGTTGACGGCTATTTAGCAGTAGACGGCTGGTATGCTGCTAAGAATGCAGCAACTTCTGATGACTATTGGAAGCCAATGATCATTAACTATTCAAAGGATACAGGTTATTTAAAATATATGGCAGAAAATGGTTATCCTACCCTTGATTCAATTATTAATGGTAATAATGGTGATATTGCTGCAAAGACAGGTGCATATATTGCATCACAACCATCATACGGGTATGGAACTGAAGAAAAGACATTAGCAAATGATAACTCAGGTATTGATGGAACAGATCAATTTTTATTTGTAAAAGAAGATGGAAGTAATTTACATTCTATTAATAATAACCTTAGTAAAGCATTTGAATTTTTAATAGGTTTAGATATTGATAACTCAAATCCAACTGTTCAAGAAGAACAAAGACATTGGATGAACTGGATGTTAGACACATATAAATTCGATGGATTCCGTATCGATGCTGCTAGTCATTATGATAAACAAGTATTACTTGATGAAATGGCTATCAGAAAACAACGTTTCGGAAATGATTTAGATAACCATATTAGCTACATTGAATCATACATGGCTTCACAAGATTCTTTTGAGAACGCTAATGGGAATGGCCAGTTATCAATGGACTGGGCATTATTCTATACTTTACAAAACTCAATTGGAAAAACTGAAGGTGCACAATCACTAGCAACCCTAGCAACGAATTCATCTGTAAATAGAGGTGATAGTGGGGCTGCCAAAAGTATTCCAAACTGGTCTTTTACAACTAATCATGACCAAGAAAAAAATCGTGTAAATACAGTAATGCTAGATTTATATGGAATTAAACCATATCAAAAATATGGTAATGAAACTGCTAAATCTTTTGAAGCTTTATATGATAAAGAAACTGAAAAGAAAGCTCTTGCAATTTATAATGCTGATATTGAAAAAGTCGATAAAAAATATGCACCAAGTAATGTACCAAGTCAATATGCATTCATTCTAACGAACAAAGGTACAGTTCCGACTGTATTCTATGGAGATATGTTTAAGACAGATGCAAGCTATATGTCTGAACCGACAATTTACAATGACATCATCACGAAGCTTTTAAAGGTTCGTAAAGAATTTGCATTAGGTAACCAAAAAATTAATAACTATACAACTAACACTTCACCTAAAAATGCTGGACAGGATTTAATTGCAAGTGTTAGATACGGTAAGGATGCAAATACAGGGGTAGCCACAGTTATTGGTAATAATCCAAATACTGATACTACTATCAAGGTAAATATGGGATCAGAACATGCAAATCAAGTGTTTGTTGATGCAACAGGATTACATTCTGAAAAGATTACTGCAAATACAATGGGTACATTGACAATTCCTGTGAAAGGCTCAAAAAGTGCATTGGTAAAAGGGTACTTAGGAGTTTGGGTCCCAACAAATCAGAAAGCAGGATGGGTTAAAAACGAAAATAATACCTGGAGTTACATTTACCCGGAAAATAGTCAAAAGGCTGTTGACTGGAAATTAATTGATAATGAATGGTACTACTTCACCAAAACTGGGGACATGAAGGCTAATACTTGGATTAACACAAATAGTAAATGGTATTTCGTTGATAAATCAGGTGTTATGAAAAAAGGTTGGGTATACACAGGTGGAAAATGGTATTTCCTTGATAACCACGGTGCCATGAAAACAGGCTGGATATACACAGGGGATAAATGGTATTACCTTGATAACCATGGAGCCATGAAAACAGGTTGGATTTATATAGGTGGAAAATGGTACTTCTTATATAATAATGGAAGTATGGCGGCAAATACTACAATTGGTAAATATAAACTTGGCAAAGATGGAGCATGGATAAAGTAA
- a CDS encoding MerR family transcriptional regulator, translated as MNTSEVAKSLGVSSSTIQRWVKQLELPMEKNDRGHYHFTSEDIDQLKTIHEQLQNGTLLQEIAPVKARKSFRKGIVTAVEKDEVLEKIMQKVNNLEVSLNTKADSVASYQLLQHRQEIEDLKNQVKHLTKQLGDLDEKFNEMKKKAQIDQPHVLNTGKIKRKKKNIVSSLFGF; from the coding sequence ATGAATACAAGTGAAGTAGCAAAATCATTAGGGGTATCCTCTAGTACTATTCAAAGGTGGGTGAAACAGCTCGAGCTTCCGATGGAAAAAAATGATCGGGGACATTATCATTTTACTAGCGAAGATATTGATCAACTAAAAACAATTCATGAACAGCTTCAAAATGGTACCCTTCTACAAGAAATTGCCCCTGTTAAAGCGAGGAAGAGTTTTCGAAAAGGAATAGTAACTGCAGTTGAAAAGGATGAGGTCTTGGAAAAGATCATGCAGAAAGTTAATAACTTAGAGGTAAGTTTAAATACAAAGGCAGATTCTGTTGCATCTTATCAACTTCTTCAACATCGTCAAGAAATAGAGGATTTAAAAAATCAAGTAAAACACTTAACTAAACAGCTAGGTGACCTTGATGAAAAATTCAATGAGATGAAAAAAAAGGCACAAATAGATCAACCACATGTTCTGAATACAGGAAAGATAAAAAGGAAAAAGAAAAATATCGTTAGTTCTTTATTTGGCTTTTAA
- a CDS encoding MerR family transcriptional regulator produces MKTYTLKEVSKKINVAPGILRQWEKEFEDLLEIPRSKQGARIYTDVEIDFLLEIKQMASKKLSKVLIREQLLKGPEAEIDTITAEVPLSEKQVEQIQEHEPENETIISEVPIEVIADSLTPVAVHDDVFNNTELFFEAMETYKKNFLNEVKEEIRNVVRKEVVEEVKKEIYKGTYHTVKSISDSIYKSSATTKADIQELSESLERTSENTSQSLQYLSKSIANVSIDTTEEIFTLSKQLSETTEELAHYVDVTNTEISSLTDAITKDREFFIEEHNQYRHEVTQRELAFQQMLTGFRDVAAAKEKKWWKFWAN; encoded by the coding sequence ATGAAAACCTATACCCTAAAAGAAGTGTCAAAAAAAATAAATGTTGCGCCTGGAATCTTACGCCAATGGGAAAAGGAATTTGAAGATTTATTAGAAATTCCCCGTTCAAAACAAGGTGCAAGAATTTACACTGATGTTGAAATTGATTTCCTACTAGAAATAAAACAAATGGCTTCAAAAAAATTAAGCAAGGTTTTAATCCGTGAACAATTACTGAAAGGACCGGAAGCTGAAATCGATACAATTACAGCCGAGGTACCGCTTAGCGAAAAACAAGTAGAGCAAATACAAGAACATGAACCTGAAAATGAGACTATTATTAGTGAAGTACCAATAGAAGTAATAGCTGATTCCCTAACACCAGTAGCTGTTCATGATGATGTTTTTAATAATACAGAACTATTTTTTGAAGCCATGGAGACTTATAAGAAAAATTTCTTAAATGAAGTAAAAGAAGAAATTCGGAATGTAGTTCGGAAGGAAGTAGTTGAAGAAGTAAAAAAAGAGATATATAAAGGAACATATCATACGGTTAAATCCATATCTGACTCCATTTATAAATCCTCAGCAACGACAAAAGCTGACATACAAGAATTATCGGAGTCACTTGAAAGAACATCGGAGAATACCTCCCAATCATTACAATACCTGTCCAAAAGCATTGCTAACGTTTCCATAGATACTACAGAAGAAATTTTTACTCTTTCAAAGCAATTATCTGAGACGACCGAGGAATTAGCGCATTATGTTGATGTAACGAATACCGAAATCTCAAGTCTCACTGATGCTATAACAAAAGACCGTGAATTTTTCATTGAGGAGCACAATCAATACCGTCATGAAGTGACCCAAAGAGAATTAGCTTTCCAACAAATGCTTACAGGTTTCAGAGATGTAGCTGCTGCTAAAGAAAAGAAATGGTGGAAATTTTGGGCGAATTAA
- a CDS encoding DMT family transporter: protein MGDEMMEERRIYMWIAAAFVTMVCFGVNNTIFKWSNGRGLSKVHIQFFFYFVAFILTLGFGLVHDAVHMNLITLLLGSLIGILNANGNIQMSKAFERGPASLTSPLIGINAIFPILCAGLIFHEHITVIQWIGIIIMLGSAMIIQYSSDKNRNINYLPWILRVGLAVLSFGLLGILMKTTSYLHIHSLEILIAMYGGGSIYLAISSIKMKEKWNGQVVNVGALVGLISILGYSSYFFALRTGTASIVFPIVSLNCLVVVLSGYFIYKEKLKKYQLIGVFSALIGIIFTKL from the coding sequence ATGGGAGATGAAATGATGGAAGAGAGAAGGATCTACATGTGGATTGCAGCGGCATTTGTGACAATGGTTTGCTTCGGAGTTAATAATACTATTTTTAAGTGGAGTAATGGACGGGGACTGTCAAAAGTACATATTCAATTCTTTTTCTATTTTGTCGCATTTATATTAACACTTGGTTTTGGACTGGTTCATGACGCTGTACATATGAATCTAATAACTTTATTACTTGGTTCACTAATAGGGATATTAAATGCAAACGGAAATATTCAAATGTCAAAAGCATTTGAAAGGGGACCAGCCAGTTTAACTTCTCCCTTAATTGGTATTAATGCCATATTTCCGATACTGTGTGCTGGACTTATTTTCCATGAACATATTACTGTTATCCAGTGGATAGGAATAATTATTATGCTTGGGTCTGCCATGATTATCCAGTATTCATCTGATAAGAATAGAAATATAAATTATCTGCCATGGATATTGCGTGTTGGGCTAGCCGTATTATCTTTTGGTTTACTTGGAATCTTAATGAAAACGACTTCTTATTTGCATATTCATTCGTTAGAAATCTTAATCGCTATGTATGGTGGGGGAAGTATATATTTAGCAATAAGTAGTATTAAAATGAAGGAAAAATGGAATGGTCAAGTAGTAAATGTGGGTGCACTCGTTGGCCTAATAAGCATTTTAGGCTACAGCAGTTATTTTTTTGCATTAAGAACTGGAACGGCCAGTATTGTATTCCCTATTGTAAGTTTAAATTGCTTAGTAGTCGTCCTTTCAGGCTATTTCATTTATAAGGAAAAATTAAAAAAATATCAGCTCATAGGTGTATTTTCAGCATTAATTGGAATTATTTTTACGAAATTATAA
- a CDS encoding HAD family hydrolase — MTDYKILFLDIDGTLVTPEDTIEESTKEAVSQIQEKGIEVFLATGRPLHEIDDLAKELNINSFIGYNGAYAIYQGQDIFQEPMNSETVRHFLDIAAANHHQAVLYTHEKNYYTDLNSQMMNEFIKKFHLHKNESYSPSINSSVLGMTLVNLQENEASLYNSEEGIHLSQVNVEGMRHCYDVIRDKVNKGYGVQMVLKRLGLNKESSIAFGDGMNDKEMLQNVGESFAMGNGHPELFQYAKHKTTDVTNSGIYNGLKKLKLVK; from the coding sequence ATGACCGATTACAAAATCTTATTTTTAGATATCGATGGAACACTAGTTACACCAGAGGACACAATCGAAGAATCAACCAAAGAGGCTGTTTCTCAAATTCAGGAAAAAGGAATAGAGGTTTTTCTAGCAACTGGTCGTCCGCTTCACGAAATTGATGATCTTGCGAAGGAATTGAATATTAACTCTTTTATTGGCTATAACGGAGCATACGCAATATATCAAGGACAAGATATCTTTCAAGAACCGATGAACAGTGAAACTGTGAGACATTTTCTAGACATTGCAGCAGCAAACCACCATCAGGCAGTACTGTATACGCATGAAAAGAACTACTATACAGATTTAAACTCACAAATGATGAATGAATTTATAAAAAAATTCCATTTACATAAGAATGAATCCTATTCTCCTTCAATTAACAGCAGTGTATTAGGGATGACATTAGTCAATCTCCAAGAAAATGAGGCATCTCTTTATAACAGTGAAGAAGGAATCCATTTATCCCAAGTAAATGTAGAGGGCATGAGGCATTGCTATGATGTGATTAGAGACAAAGTTAACAAAGGCTATGGGGTTCAAATGGTTTTAAAGCGTCTCGGCTTGAATAAAGAAAGTTCTATTGCCTTTGGTGATGGAATGAATGATAAAGAAATGCTTCAAAATGTAGGAGAGAGTTTTGCTATGGGGAATGGTCATCCAGAGCTATTTCAATATGCGAAACATAAAACCACAGATGTGACCAATTCTGGTATATATAATGGGTTAAAAAAGCTTAAACTAGTAAAATAA
- the queC gene encoding 7-cyano-7-deazaguanine synthase QueC has translation MKNSKALVVFSGGQDSTTCLFWALKNFNEVEVVTFDYNQRHSLEIECAKSIANELGVKHHILDMALLNQLAPSALTRDDIDVKDGEEGGLPSSFVPGRNLVFLTFAGILASQIGAKHIVTGVCETDFSGYPDCRDIFVKSLNVTLNLSMDSQFVIHTPLMWIDKAETWKLADELGALEFVREKTLTCYNGVIADGCGECPACKLRKRGLDEYLKVRKEL, from the coding sequence ATGAAAAACAGCAAAGCTTTAGTTGTCTTTAGTGGTGGTCAGGATAGTACGACTTGTTTATTTTGGGCATTAAAGAACTTTAATGAAGTTGAGGTAGTGACCTTTGATTATAACCAGCGTCATAGCCTTGAAATTGAGTGTGCAAAAAGTATTGCAAATGAGCTTGGTGTCAAACACCATATTTTAGATATGGCTCTCTTAAATCAATTAGCTCCCAGTGCGTTGACACGGGATGATATAGATGTAAAGGATGGAGAAGAGGGTGGATTGCCATCTTCATTTGTTCCTGGAAGAAATTTAGTGTTTTTAACGTTTGCCGGTATTTTAGCGAGTCAAATTGGCGCTAAACATATTGTAACTGGTGTATGTGAAACGGACTTTAGCGGTTATCCGGACTGTCGAGATATTTTTGTTAAATCATTAAATGTAACACTTAACTTATCAATGGATTCACAATTTGTCATTCATACTCCACTTATGTGGATCGATAAAGCAGAAACATGGAAATTAGCCGATGAGCTTGGAGCGTTAGAGTTCGTCAGAGAAAAGACACTAACTTGCTACAACGGTGTAATTGCTGATGGTTGCGGGGAATGTCCTGCCTGTAAGCTAAGAAAAAGAGGCTTGGATGAATACCTTAAAGTAAGAAAGGAGTTATAA
- the queD gene encoding 6-carboxytetrahydropterin synthase QueD, whose protein sequence is MYGFRIVDKLQKMDEDIKKEQLKYHHKRVLVSKEFTFDSAHHLHCYEGKCKNLHGHTYKVVFGLSGFVDDRGLMMDFGDIKEIWKNEIEIHLDHKYLNETLPPMNTTAENIVVWIYEKMAEALLKEERQQQYLGARVEFVRLFETPTSYAEARREWMEVE, encoded by the coding sequence ATGTATGGCTTTCGAATTGTCGATAAACTCCAAAAGATGGATGAAGATATTAAAAAAGAACAGCTGAAATATCATCATAAGCGAGTATTAGTAAGTAAGGAATTTACTTTTGATTCTGCACATCATTTACATTGCTACGAGGGAAAATGTAAGAATTTGCACGGTCACACCTATAAAGTAGTCTTCGGTTTAAGCGGGTTTGTCGATGACCGTGGTTTAATGATGGACTTTGGCGATATAAAAGAGATTTGGAAGAATGAAATTGAAATTCACCTTGACCATAAATATTTAAATGAAACACTCCCCCCAATGAATACAACCGCAGAAAATATTGTTGTTTGGATTTATGAAAAAATGGCAGAGGCTCTGCTTAAGGAAGAAAGACAGCAGCAATACCTTGGTGCAAGAGTGGAATTTGTTCGCTTATTTGAAACACCTACTAGCTATGCTGAAGCTAGAAGGGAGTGGATGGAAGTTGAGTAA
- the queE gene encoding 7-carboxy-7-deazaguanine synthase QueE — MSKIPVMEIFGPTIQGEGMVIGQKTMFVRTAGCDYSCSWCDSSFTWDGTGKDDTKMMLAEEIWEELRKLGGAGFSHVTISGGNPALLKNLANLITLLKKNDIKICLETQGSKWQDWFLEIDELTISPKPPSSTMVTDFTILDSIIKKLEEKDSSNRVSLKVVIFDERDYEYAKGVYLRYPTIPFYLQVGNDDITTSDNQELISHLLSKYDWLINKVMEDQEFSNVRVLPQLHTYLWGNKRGV; from the coding sequence TTGAGTAAAATACCTGTAATGGAAATCTTCGGTCCAACCATTCAAGGAGAAGGGATGGTCATCGGTCAGAAAACGATGTTTGTGAGAACGGCTGGCTGTGATTATTCATGCAGCTGGTGTGATTCCTCTTTTACATGGGATGGGACCGGTAAAGATGACACAAAGATGATGCTGGCAGAAGAAATATGGGAAGAGCTAAGAAAGCTTGGTGGAGCTGGATTTTCCCATGTTACTATATCAGGCGGTAATCCTGCTTTATTAAAGAATTTAGCAAACTTAATCACTCTTTTAAAGAAAAACGATATTAAAATCTGCCTTGAAACTCAGGGGAGTAAATGGCAGGATTGGTTTTTAGAAATTGATGAATTAACCATATCTCCAAAGCCACCAAGCTCAACAATGGTTACAGACTTTACGATTCTAGATTCCATTATAAAGAAGTTGGAAGAGAAGGATTCGTCGAATCGTGTTAGCTTAAAAGTAGTCATATTTGATGAGCGTGATTATGAATATGCAAAAGGTGTGTACCTCCGATATCCGACGATTCCTTTTTATCTACAGGTTGGTAATGATGATATCACAACATCGGATAATCAGGAGCTGATAAGCCATCTATTAAGTAAATATGATTGGCTAATTAACAAGGTGATGGAGGATCAAGAATTTTCCAATGTAAGAGTGTTACCACAATTGCATACCTATTTGTGGGGGAACAAAAGAGGAGTATAG
- a CDS encoding polysaccharide deacetylase family protein, with translation MKKLLFLFLFFHVLGHEEIVSAEKKVPILVYHSIAEYNGHGSKELYVTPENFEKQMAFLRDQGYTLLTFEWWQEVNRVPKPIFITFDDGYKNNLNAYAIFQKLKTQQFKPKGTIFVISDFIGRSNRLSNSDLKMMADSGLFSIQSHTVTHPDLTKAENVDYELKHSKEQVQKVTGKPVIVLSYPYGNTNDKVISEAKKYYRFGLTTTPAVFFPSGVKNELYLLPRIYVKYSTTLEEFINLVK, from the coding sequence ATGAAAAAGTTACTATTCCTGTTCCTATTTTTTCATGTGCTCGGACATGAGGAAATCGTGAGTGCAGAGAAAAAAGTGCCAATCTTAGTTTATCATTCTATTGCAGAATACAATGGACATGGATCAAAAGAACTGTATGTAACCCCTGAAAATTTTGAGAAACAAATGGCGTTTTTACGAGACCAAGGGTACACTCTCTTAACATTTGAATGGTGGCAAGAAGTCAACCGTGTACCTAAACCCATTTTTATTACCTTTGACGATGGATACAAAAATAACTTAAATGCCTATGCTATTTTTCAAAAATTAAAAACTCAGCAATTTAAACCGAAGGGAACTATTTTTGTTATCTCTGATTTTATCGGTAGGTCCAACCGTCTTTCAAACTCAGACTTAAAAATGATGGCAGATTCCGGATTGTTTTCAATTCAATCACATACAGTTACACACCCTGATTTAACAAAGGCAGAAAATGTAGATTATGAATTAAAGCATTCTAAGGAGCAAGTCCAGAAAGTAACAGGAAAACCGGTCATTGTCCTATCTTATCCTTATGGAAATACCAATGACAAAGTAATTTCAGAGGCAAAGAAATATTATAGATTTGGTCTTACCACCACACCAGCAGTTTTTTTTCCGTCTGGAGTTAAAAACGAGCTATATTTATTACCAAGAATATATGTGAAGTATTCAACTACACTAGAGGAATTCATTAATTTAGTAAAGTAA
- a CDS encoding DUF2935 domain-containing protein — MTTISVWEEHFFWLEILQDHAIFVRDHLSVEEQKEISIAERFIQSFGIVLNNLRQLHPGIEFSSEEQIALAKQAYSVAYEYYRFEGHLQNLRIQNQINLNLSPTYLNGTLNENQEYLRLLSYLVNGQIPEPLRLDQLLDLWLEDQLGHIILLRNVLDPIEIAIERKSEAFAQKFQMFILQNHHIKGYLRFTEQGFPRQKELALEVGKAVIEMKFIC, encoded by the coding sequence ATGACTACAATTAGTGTGTGGGAAGAGCATTTTTTTTGGTTGGAGATATTACAGGATCATGCGATTTTTGTTCGTGATCATTTGTCAGTGGAAGAACAAAAGGAAATCTCAATTGCTGAAAGATTTATACAATCATTTGGGATTGTACTTAATAATCTTAGACAACTTCATCCTGGGATTGAATTTTCGTCTGAAGAACAAATTGCATTGGCAAAGCAAGCATATTCAGTAGCATATGAATATTACCGATTTGAAGGCCATTTGCAAAATCTAAGAATCCAAAATCAAATTAACCTAAACTTGTCTCCAACATATTTAAATGGGACATTGAATGAAAATCAAGAATATTTACGTTTATTGTCATACTTAGTAAATGGTCAAATTCCGGAGCCGCTAAGGCTTGACCAGCTCTTAGATTTATGGCTGGAGGATCAGTTAGGGCATATCATTTTATTAAGGAATGTACTAGATCCTATTGAAATAGCAATAGAAAGAAAATCAGAGGCATTCGCACAGAAGTTCCAAATGTTTATCTTGCAAAATCACCATATAAAAGGCTATTTACGATTTACCGAACAGGGTTTCCCACGACAAAAAGAACTTGCATTAGAGGTGGGAAAAGCTGTTATTGAAATGAAATTTATTTGTTAG
- a CDS encoding aminotransferase class V-fold PLP-dependent enzyme, which translates to MITASIGSKTYRIPDNLEKYFQRFRSHVIGMDQEFDAPYEKKKIIYADWTASGRLYRPIEQKISEIFGPFMANTHTESNITSLMMTGIYKHSRKIIKEHVNGDQHDAVILDGFGMTSVINKLQRLLGIRVHEKWKNRLNLTEKERPIIFLTHMEHHSNQTSWLETVGDVVILNPDKDGGVNVQQLEQLLYQYKDRPLKIGSFTSCSNVTGIQTPYHQLAKIMHQHGGVCFVDFAASAPYVTIDMHPKDPLEKLDAVFFSPHKFLGGPGTSGVLVFDTRLYFNHVPDHPGGGTVTWTNPWGKHQYYKDIELREDGGTPGILQAIRTALCINLKNQMGITNILKREKEQLDILLPQLAVIPGLHVLDGHITNRLGIVSFYMENIHYNLMVRLLNDRYGIQVRGGCSCAGTYGHYLFEIDQESSKEITEKINLGDLSGKPGWVRFSLHPIMTNDEIIMFVEAVKEITINITEWKKDYIYDSTSNDYFFVNHKREDMGNFFRME; encoded by the coding sequence ATGATCACAGCATCTATTGGAAGTAAAACCTACAGAATACCTGATAACCTCGAAAAATATTTTCAAAGATTTCGCTCGCATGTAATAGGGATGGATCAGGAGTTTGATGCTCCTTACGAAAAAAAGAAAATCATCTATGCAGATTGGACCGCAAGTGGAAGACTTTATCGTCCCATTGAGCAGAAAATCTCGGAGATTTTTGGACCTTTTATGGCAAATACACATACTGAATCAAACATTACCAGTTTGATGATGACTGGAATCTATAAGCATTCAAGGAAAATCATAAAGGAACATGTAAATGGGGATCAGCATGATGCGGTTATCCTGGATGGCTTTGGGATGACCTCGGTAATTAACAAACTACAGCGGTTGTTAGGTATTAGAGTTCATGAGAAATGGAAGAATCGGTTGAACCTAACCGAAAAAGAGAGACCAATTATTTTTCTAACCCATATGGAACATCATTCAAATCAAACATCCTGGCTTGAAACGGTTGGAGACGTGGTTATTTTAAATCCCGATAAAGATGGCGGGGTGAATGTTCAACAGCTCGAACAACTTCTTTATCAGTATAAGGACAGACCGCTGAAAATCGGATCATTTACGTCATGCTCCAATGTCACGGGGATACAAACCCCATATCATCAATTAGCCAAAATCATGCATCAGCATGGGGGCGTTTGTTTCGTGGATTTTGCTGCTTCTGCACCATATGTAACGATTGATATGCATCCCAAGGATCCATTAGAGAAGCTCGACGCGGTCTTTTTCTCTCCCCATAAATTTTTAGGGGGACCTGGAACAAGTGGGGTATTAGTATTTGATACAAGATTATATTTCAATCATGTTCCAGATCACCCAGGAGGCGGAACGGTAACCTGGACGAATCCATGGGGGAAGCACCAGTATTATAAGGATATCGAACTCCGTGAGGACGGAGGGACTCCTGGAATATTACAAGCAATCCGAACGGCCCTATGTATTAACTTGAAAAATCAAATGGGGATAACCAATATACTCAAAAGAGAAAAAGAGCAGCTTGATATTTTATTGCCTCAATTAGCAGTAATCCCTGGACTACATGTTTTAGATGGTCATATAACAAACCGTTTGGGGATTGTTTCATTTTACATGGAGAATATACATTACAATTTAATGGTTCGCCTACTAAACGATCGCTATGGAATCCAAGTACGGGGCGGATGCTCTTGTGCAGGAACCTATGGTCATTATCTATTTGAAATTGATCAAGAGTCCTCAAAGGAGATTACTGAAAAAATAAATCTTGGAGATTTATCTGGTAAACCCGGTTGGGTGCGCTTTTCCTTACATCCTATTATGACAAATGATGAAATTATTATGTTTGTAGAAGCTGTGAAGGAAATTACAATAAACATAACTGAATGGAAAAAAGACTATATTTATGACTCGACTAGCAATGATTACTTCTTTGTTAACCACAAGAGGGAAGATATGGGGAATTTCTTTCGAATGGAATAA